From one Coffea eugenioides isolate CCC68of chromosome 11, Ceug_1.0, whole genome shotgun sequence genomic stretch:
- the LOC113752257 gene encoding disease resistance protein RPM1-like yields the protein MAESAAGFLINQLSTLLSQEITLLGGLKSDVQFIKDELGSMKAFLREAEAKEDNDSQLQEWLKKVREVAYDTEDVIDDFTFRFARRYKDGFCGKAGKIYNSIKNLKARHQISLEIKDIKARVGEISARHQRYQALYGTQERGFSSSRQANADFDIRAQSLFIEEAQLVGIDKPKAEVISKILDDHSQLKVVSVVGMGGLGKTTLVKKVYDDAAVKKQFQSHAWITVSQNFQFRDIIKNLIQQLYNEIRRPVPRRVESMDDNMLIEFVRDFLQEKRYILVLDDVWSIDAWEAIKCVLPDCNTASRVVLTTRIADVASASCLGSLDFVYKMEPLSDKESWTLFCNRTFQSNDCPPNLEEVAKKVLKKCEGLPLAIVAIGGVMALKDKEKTDEWEMILHGFGGEADGSGKLDRIKRVLLLSYNDLPHYLKSCLLYLSIYPEDYPINVDDIILKWIALGFVEEKERIASTDIAMSYMKELINRSLIQVKSTLTDGRMVTCGLHDFLHEITVSKSKEQDFTTVATRYYTRWPTKVRHLAIHNFTDNPQEFSSLKCLRSVVIFEYEDPLTTTFLSKFLHGDPKWLKVLELDGAELDNIPKQVFKLFHLRYLSLNGTGVKIIPKSIGKLQNLEVIDLRGTNVTELPAEILNLRKLRSLLLGGVGDYSNEYAIWGCKCPLGIGKLICLEELNAIEADSDKIVREVGNLMQLLRLWITKLRREDGQELLSSLLRLTNLRELSISSIEEDETLDLQHSVSPKLGFLTSLRLKGRLERVPQWVTSLQSLRILQLANSRLREDENVIGSLGHLPNLISLSLYGAYEGETLCFELGGFQKQT from the coding sequence ATGGCAGAGAGTGCTGCAGGTTTTTTGATTAACCAGCTCTCAACCTTGCTTTCCCAAGAGATCACACTTTTGGGGGGGCTTAAATCAGATGTTCAATTCATCAAAGATGAACTCGGGAGCATGAAGGCGTTCCTCAGAGAAGCTGAAGCAAAGGAAGACAATGATTCTCAACTCCAAGAATGGCTAAAGAAGGTTCGAGAAGTTGCTTATGATACAGAGGATGTTATCGATGATTTTACCTTCCGCTTTGCTCGTCGCTACAAGGACGGATTCTGTGGCAAGGCTGGAAAGATCTATAACTCAATAAAGAATCTGAAAGCTCGCCATCAAATTTCTTTGGAGATAAAAGACATCAAGGCAAGAGTTGGAGAGATTTCAGCAAGGCATCAGAGGTACCAAGCCCTATATGGTACTCAAGAAAGAGGCTTCAGCTCTTCCCGACAGGCAAATGCAGATTTTGACATTCGTGCTCAATCACTCTTCATTGAAGAAGCTCAACTTGTTGGGATTGATAAGCCAAAAGCAGAGGTCATCTCAAAAATCCTTGATGACCATTCCCAATTGAAAGTAGTTTCGGTTGTGGGAATGGGGGGACTCGGGAAGACTACCCTGGTGAAAAAAGTCTATGATGACGCTGCAGTGAAGAAACAATTTCAGAGCCACGCCTGGATAActgtttctcaaaattttcagttCAGGGACATCATCAAGAACCTGATCCAACAGTTGTACAACGAAATCAGACGGCCGGTCCCTCGCCGAGTGGAATCCATGGATGATAATATGCTGATTGAATTTGTCAGAGACTTCCTCCAGGAAAAAAGGTACATTCTTGTCCTTGATGATGTGTGGAGTATAGATGCCTGGGAAGCTATCAAATGTGTATTGCCTGACTGCAATACCGCTAGTCGTGTTGTATTGACAACACGAATAGCCGATGTAGCTTCTGCGTCCTGTTTAGGATCACTTGACTTCGTCTATAAGATGGAGCCTCTTTCTGATAAAGAGTCTTGGACTCTGTTTTGCAATAGAACATTTCAGAGCAATGACTGTCCTCCAAATCTAGAAGAAGTTGCTAAAAAAGTACTGAAAAAATGTGAGGGCCTACCACTTGCAATTGTTGCAATAGGTGGTGTTATGGCTCTGAAGGACAAGGAAAAGACAGATGAATGGGAGATGATTCTTCATGGTTTTGGTGGCGAGGCAGATGGCAGTGGTAAGCTTGACAGGATCAAAAGGGTACTCTTACTTAGCTACAATGATTTGCCTCACTATCTTAAAAGCTGCCTATTATATCTAAGCATCTACCCTGAAGATTATCCAATTAATGTGGATGATATAATTCTGAAATGGATTGCACTAGGATTTgtagaagagaaagaaagaatagcATCCACCGATATTGCTATGAGTTATATGAAAGAACTCATCAACAGAAGCTTAATCCAAGTTAAATCCACATTGACCGATGGCAGAATGGTTACATGTGGTCTGCATGATTTTCTACATGAAATCACTGTTTCAAAATCCAAAGAGCAGGACTTCACGACTGTAGCCACCAGATATTACACAAGATGGCCTACAAAAGTTCGACACCTAGCAATCCATAACTTCACTGATAATCCACAAGAATTTAGTAGCTTAAAGTGTCTTCGGTCTGTGGTAATATTTGAGTATGAAGATCCTCTCACAACTACATTTTTATCCAAGTTTTTACATGGTGATCCGAAGTGGCTAAAGGTGTTGGAATTGGATGGAGCTGAATTGGACAACATCCCAAAGCAAGTCTTCAAACTATTTCATCTCAGGTATCTTAGTCTCAATGGAACTGGAGTTAAAATTATTCCAAAATCTATTGGGAAGCTTCAAAACCTTGAAGTTATAGATCTGAGAGGAACCAATGTAACAGAGTTGCCTGCGGAAATTCTAAATCTAAGAAAGCTCCGTTCCCTTTTATTAGGTGGAGTGGGTGATTATTCAAATGAGTATGCAATTTGGGGCTGTAAATGTCCACTTGGAATTGGAAAGCTTATTTGTTTGGAGGAGTTGAATGCCATAGAAGCAGACAGTGATAAAATAGTAAGGGAGGTTGGAAACCTCATGCAGCTGCTGCGATTATGGATCACAAAGCTGAGAAGAGAAGATGGACAGGAGTTGCTCTCCTCCCTCTTGAGGCTGACCAACCTTCGAGAGTTGTCCATCTCCTCTATTGAAGAAGATGAGACCCTTGATCTCCAACATTCCGTCTCTCCAAAGCTTGGATTCCTCACATCTCTGAGATTGAAGGGGCGTTTAGAGAGAGTACCGCAATGGGTGACATCACTTCAATCCTTGAGAATCTTACAGTTGGCCAATAGTAGGTTGAGAGAAGATGAGAATGTAATAGGCTCCCTCGGACATTTGCCCAATCTGATATCACTTTCTCTCTATGGTGCTTATGAAGGGGAGACACTGTGTTTCGAGCTTGGAGGATTTCAAAAACAGACTTAG
- the LOC113753313 gene encoding uncharacterized protein LOC113753313 isoform X1: MSATKEAMSIFEKYVRSLSILNAEGSESLDENMLAKKRRISVSTEEELGNSLERKDAADDFGEPGHVLLGMVIFFMARLSAVTGLIEKFIFTGLRRGQQALMVNFTGLLILLFGVSVGFTVLLPRSY, from the exons ATGAGTGCAACAAAAGAAGCCATgtcaatttttgaaaag TATGTCAGATCTTTGAGTATTCTAAATGCTGAAGGTTCTGAAAGTTTGGATGAGAATATGTTAGCTAAGAAGAGGAGAATATCTGTAAGTACAGAGGAGGAACTTGGCAACAGTTTGGAGAGGAAAGATGCGGCCGATGACTTTGGAGAACCTG GGCATGTCCTGCTTGGCATGGTTATATTTTTTATGGCAAGATTGAGTGCTGTGACCGGCTTGATTGAGAAATTCATCTTCACGGGCTTAAGAAGAGGGCAACAAGCATTGATGGTCAACTTCACTGGCCTGCTCATCCTCCTCTTTGGAGTATCTGTTGGCTTCACTGTTCTTCTTCCAAGAAGTTATTAA
- the LOC113753313 gene encoding uncharacterized protein LOC113753313 isoform X2: MSATKEAMSIFEKYVRSLSILNAEGSESLDENMLAKKRRISVSTEEELGNSLERKDAADDFGEPVAVWLLYLLVMSQRLHN, from the exons ATGAGTGCAACAAAAGAAGCCATgtcaatttttgaaaag TATGTCAGATCTTTGAGTATTCTAAATGCTGAAGGTTCTGAAAGTTTGGATGAGAATATGTTAGCTAAGAAGAGGAGAATATCTGTAAGTACAGAGGAGGAACTTGGCAACAGTTTGGAGAGGAAAGATGCGGCCGATGACTTTGGAGAACCTG TGGCTGTTTGGCTTCTTTACCTTTTGGTTATGAGCCAGAGACTCCACAACTAG